One Corynebacterium appendicis CIP 107643 DNA window includes the following coding sequences:
- the yaaA gene encoding peroxide stress protein YaaA, whose amino-acid sequence MLIVLPPSETKAPGGEMDGIDVSFPSLDPVRSAIMDDLAALDVDEMMTALKLPATKRDEAAENLELRSAPVMPAIYRYTGVLYDALDAGSLPSPSLDRLAIGSALFGIVRAVDTIPRYRLSGGSKLPARDGALPTMKARWGSAISDALADQGFIVDMRSGAYHQLGPVPGAVTVRVESAQEDGSRKVVSHFNKHYKGELARVLATAPDADSVTDIEGVASIAEAAGMTVELPGTDVKDPHQLTLVV is encoded by the coding sequence ATGCTGATCGTGCTCCCCCCTTCCGAAACCAAAGCTCCCGGCGGCGAAATGGACGGCATTGACGTGTCGTTTCCCTCCCTCGATCCGGTCCGCTCCGCGATCATGGACGACCTCGCCGCGCTCGACGTCGACGAGATGATGACCGCGCTCAAACTCCCCGCCACCAAGCGCGACGAAGCCGCCGAGAACCTCGAGCTCCGCTCCGCGCCCGTCATGCCCGCCATCTACCGCTACACGGGCGTGCTTTACGACGCCCTCGACGCCGGTTCCCTCCCTTCCCCCTCCCTCGATCGCCTCGCCATCGGTTCCGCGTTGTTCGGTATCGTCCGCGCCGTTGACACCATCCCCCGCTACCGGCTGTCCGGCGGCTCCAAGCTCCCGGCCCGCGACGGTGCCCTGCCCACCATGAAAGCCCGGTGGGGTTCCGCCATCTCCGACGCGCTGGCCGACCAAGGGTTCATCGTGGACATGCGCTCCGGCGCCTACCACCAGCTCGGCCCCGTGCCCGGCGCGGTCACCGTCCGTGTCGAATCGGCGCAGGAGGACGGCTCCCGGAAGGTCGTCAGCCACTTCAACAAGCACTACAAGGGCGAACTCGCCCGCGTCCTTGCCACCGCCCCCGATGCAGACTCGGTGACCGACATCGAGGGAGTCGCCTCCATCGCCGAGGCCGCCGGGATGACGGTGGAGCTGCCCGGAACTGATGTCAAGGATCCGCACCAGCTCACCCTGGTGGTGTAG
- a CDS encoding endonuclease domain-containing protein, whose product MELAKGKELLEGLVDIQGACYGDRELLGQLASGALIAQSRRHAVRKESLAGLSYHERKWLRAAAVGLGTSTAVLTGRSAARMLGMWVVATASEHVELTLPSGFSPPKAEWAEGTTFYRGKLERNEIFHYPQLPGIEFTGPVRTAFVIAIRHGFAEGLVAFDWLLYSRHAMRAELKQAVALMRGKKGVAVLREVLRYAVHNSQSPFESYARALLIQAGLTEVATQVPVGPYSGDLGLGKLIIEVDGEEKYDGKTYAPLGITLRKERKREVYLQNRGYIVRRVDPMELLRNPDGFIAMVRQALSLLG is encoded by the coding sequence GTGGAGTTGGCGAAGGGGAAGGAGCTGCTGGAAGGGCTCGTCGATATCCAGGGCGCGTGCTACGGCGACCGAGAACTGCTCGGGCAGCTGGCGAGCGGCGCGTTGATCGCCCAATCGCGCAGGCATGCCGTACGCAAGGAAAGCTTGGCTGGGCTTTCCTACCACGAACGGAAGTGGCTGCGCGCCGCAGCGGTCGGGCTAGGAACGTCGACGGCGGTTCTGACCGGGCGATCCGCAGCCCGAATGCTCGGCATGTGGGTCGTTGCCACCGCATCTGAGCACGTCGAGCTCACGCTGCCGTCTGGGTTCAGCCCGCCGAAGGCTGAGTGGGCAGAAGGCACGACGTTCTATCGCGGCAAACTCGAACGCAACGAGATCTTCCACTACCCGCAGTTGCCCGGCATCGAGTTCACAGGGCCCGTGCGCACGGCTTTCGTCATTGCGATCCGGCACGGTTTTGCGGAAGGACTCGTGGCCTTTGACTGGTTGCTTTATTCGCGCCACGCCATGCGAGCCGAGCTGAAGCAGGCAGTCGCGCTGATGCGGGGAAAGAAGGGAGTCGCAGTTCTGCGGGAAGTGCTGCGGTATGCCGTGCATAATTCCCAATCGCCATTTGAGAGCTACGCCCGGGCGCTCCTCATCCAAGCCGGTCTGACGGAAGTGGCAACGCAGGTGCCGGTCGGGCCGTATAGTGGCGATCTTGGGCTCGGCAAGCTCATCATCGAGGTCGATGGGGAGGAGAAATACGACGGAAAGACCTATGCGCCCTTGGGCATCACCTTGAGGAAGGAGCGCAAACGCGAGGTGTACCTGCAGAATCGGGGATACATCGTGCGCCGGGTCGATCCGATGGAGTTGTTGCGCAATCCGGACGGGTTCATCGCGATGGTCCGTCAGGCGTTGTCCCTGTTGGGTTGA